One window from the genome of Carassius carassius chromosome 15, fCarCar2.1, whole genome shotgun sequence encodes:
- the LOC132158805 gene encoding claudin-12-like, which yields MSCRDIHATNAFAFIIAMLSVAGLTIATFIPQWRTIRLLTFNRNAKNVTVYDGLWTKCVLRDGSSGCYYFDSDWYAKVDQLDLRLLQFCLPAGLLFSSLALLLCLTGMCKTACCSKTPDDIKNSRCLVNSSGCHLVAGMLLFLGGAIAMPPSVWFLFHTRNLNERYDNLFAVEFGVYVAIGSAGGLILAAMLMFMWYCMCKKLPSPFWLPLPEGPAMTNSLSAQPLMTNGLPSPVTYAPQTFPPAVLDAPVFVPASGYPQPAPTQPMPPHVYMPQMSIPDGYSSEVGASHAYGYAPSQSYAPSQGYAPSQSYAPSQRYAGHRYSTRSQMSGIEIDIPVLAD from the exons ATGTCTTGTCGTGACATTCACGCCACCAATGCTTTCGCCTTCATCATCGCGATGCTGTCTGTAGCCGGTCTGACCATCGCCACATTTATTCCCCAGTGGAGAACCATCCGCCTGCTCACCTTCAACCGCAATGCCAAAAACGTGACCGTGTATGATGGCCTATGGACCAAGTGTGTGCTGCGTGATGGTTCTTCGGGTTGCTATTACTTTGATTCAGACTGGTATGCAAAAGTAGACCAGCTGGACCTCAGACTGCTTCAGTTCTGTTTACCTGCTG GTCTGCTGTTTTCCAGCTTGGCTCTTCTGCTCTGTCTCACTGGCATGTGTAAAACTGCTTGCTGCTCCAAAACTCCTGACGACATTAAGAACTCCCGCTGCTTGGTCAACAGCTCAGGCTGCCATCTAGTGGCTGGGATGCTATTGTTTCTAGGTGGGGCCATCGCCATGCCGCCCTCCGTCTGGTTCCTGTTCCACACACGTAACCTTAACGAGCGCTACGATAATCTGTTTGCCGTAGAGTTTGGGGTTTATGTGGCCATCGGCAGTGCTGGTGGTCTGATCTTAGCTGCTATGCTGATGTTCATGTGGTATTGCATGTGTAAAAAACTGCCTTCGCCCTTCTGGCTACCTCTACCTGAAGGGCCTGCGATGACCAACAGCCTCTCCGCACAGCCCCTTATGACCAACGGCTTGCCTTCTCCTGTGACATACGCACCCCAGACTTTCCCTCCGGCTGTTCTGGATGCCCCCGTTTTTGTCCCAGCATCTGGTTACCCTCAACCTGCACCCACACAGCCTATGCCGCCCCATGTCTACATGCCACAGATGTCCATACCTGATGGTTACAGCTCAGAAGTGGGAGCCTCACATGCATATGGTTACGCTCCCTCTCAAAGCTACGCCCCATCTCAGGGATACGCCCCATCTCAAAGCTACGCCCCCTCACAGAGGTATGCTGGGCACCGCTATTCCACACGCTCCCAAATGTCCGGCATTGAGATTGACATTCCTGTCCTTGCTGACTGA
- the LOC132158787 gene encoding protein DBF4 homolog A-like, producing the protein MKHESFSRCKDRDSKLDGHNSAASKSKIKPTCDVLQSKPFKGRIFYLDLPWNMKTQLLENDIKTLGGTVEKFFSKEIKYLVSSKPEARYAQRLLPDSPAPSPDSGVSSPHPSSRRESHGHRGSSQGVTDMAAVSRGKSLVERVVKEQERVQMNGILANAVEWGVKVLHVDDVISYVDNKKSKIIAVNAANPVVKGAASIQHTEKILYHRHNAGRIRRPFVKVEDSSRHYRPIYLPLSNMPVCNVRSLPPCSPFLMDEHGKDDPKKRHKEQRSGGERGARGKKERCRGHEGREKRKGGYCECCGVKFENLKGHLESKQHQTFSKSDEYGVVDRVTAGLTCNLINIGTHCRRVKCSTSTPILCAGAMLPVKEDVGSVNGCWMQESEGSLLCSSTAKLPLLEQTREKPLSVRKRSRGQCELPQSNRDNLVDQSNIPEKSHSKRGSFEWEFHSRKSEAASFLSREQNCDSNALESRTDQQTKTNPDMHTAQQFSETERELLTGIDCFRSNYCELYSQSMPENQVGNSAFWPLTCTEPEPDLDSPTNSLQRKVRSVRSRRRKQAPTLHIESSKERESLSSLSPVKPIQECENPPASLLDLWQLFQSTDNMDEDFKGFCDE; encoded by the exons ATGAAGCACGAATCTTTCTCCAGGTGTAAGGATAGAG ATTCAAAACTGGACGGACACAATAGTGCAGCatctaaaagtaaaattaaaccCACATGTGATGTTCTTCAGAGCAAACCTTTTAAAGGTAGAATATTTTACTTGGATCTGCCATGGAATATGAAAACACAACTCTTggaaaatgacatcaaaacactTGGTGGT ACCGTGGAAAAGTTCTTCAGTAAGGAGATCAAATATCTTGTGTCCAGTAAGCCAGAGGCACGTTATGCCCAACGTCTCCTGCCCGACTCTCCTGCTCCCAGTCCAGATTCAGGCGTCAGTTCCCCTCATCCCAGCAGCAGGAGGGAAAGTCATGGGCACAGGGGCAGTTCACAGGGAGTCACAGATATG GCAGCTGTAAGTCGAGGGAAATCGCTTGTGGAGAGAGTCGTTAAAGAACAA GAACGTGTTCAGATGAATGGGATCTTAGCAAATGCTGTGGAATGGGGGGTCAAAGTCCTACATGTTGATG ATGTTATTTCTTATGTTGACAATAAGAAATCAAAAATCATTGCAGTGAATGCAGCTAATCCAGTGGTGAAAGGAGCT GCCAGCAttcagcacacagagaaaattctATATCACAGACACAATG CTGGAAGAATTCGTCGACCATTTGTGAAAGTAGAAGACTCAAGCag ACATTATCGTCCCATCTACCTTCCACTGTCCAACATGCCTGTGTGCAACGTCCGGTCTCTTCCACCTTGCAGTCCGTTCCTGATGGATGAACATGGAAAGGATGATCCAAAGAAGAGACACAAAGAGCAAAG GTCTGGAGGGGAACGAGGAGCCAGAGGAAAGAAAGAGAGGTGCAGAGGACATGAAGGGAGAGAAAAGAGGAAAGGAGGGTACTGTGAGTGCTGTGGGGTCAAATTCGAGAACCTAAAGGGG CACCTAGAGAGCAAGCAGCATCAGACTTTCTCTAAGAGTGATGAGTACGGAGTTGTGGATCGAGTCACTGCTGGACTGACCTGCAACCTTATTAACATTGGCACGCACTGCAGAAG GGTGAAATGCAGTACATCAACCCCTATTCTCTGTGCTGGAGCCATGTTGCCAGTAAAGGAAGATGTGGGATCTGTGAATGGTTGTTGGATGCAGGAAAGCGAGGGGTCTTTGCTTTGTAGCTCTACTGCAAAGCTACCTCTCTTGGAACAGACCAGAGAAAAACCTCTGTCGGTTCGCAAGCGCAGCAGGGGCCAGTGTGAATTGCCTCAGAGCAACAGGGATAACTTAGTTGACCAGTCCAACATTCCGGAGAAGTCCCACTCCAAGCGTGGATCCTTTGAGTGGGAATTCCACTCGCGGAAATCCGAAGCTGCATCTTTTCTCAGCAGAGAGCAGAACTGTGACTCTAATGCACTTGAATCCAGGACAGATCAACAAACCAAGACAAACCCTGACATGCACACAGCTCAACAGTTTAGTGAAACAGAACGAGAATTGTTAACTGGAATTGATTGCTTCAGGAGTAACTACTGTGAACTTTATTCGCAAAGTATGCCAGAAAATCAAGTCGGAAACTCCGCTTTTTGGCCTTTAACCTGCACAGAACCTGAACCGGACCTTGACAGCCCCACTAATTCACTGCAACGAAAGGTTCGAAGTGTCAGATCCAGAAGAAGAAAGCAAGCACCGACCTTGCACATCGAATCCAGTAAAGAGAGAGAATCATTGAGCTCTCTTTCACCTGTTAAACCTATACAAGAGTGTGAGAACCCACCTGCTTCTCTCCtggacctctggcagctctttcAGTCCACTGACAACATGGATGAAGACTTTAAGGGTTTTTGTGATGAGTAA
- the LOC132158804 gene encoding probable mitochondrial glutathione transporter SLC25A40: MSSQKTSSIPKGEITPIQQMIASCSGAIVTSLLVTPLDVVKIRLQAQRNPFPKGKCFVYCNGLMDHVCVCENGNSKAWYKAPGHFSGTLDAFTKIIRVEGIRSLWSGLPPTLVMAVPATVIYFTSYDQLCAVLKLRMGDRSDYAPLFAGAIARVGSATVISPLELIRTKMQSEKQSYRELSAVIQSALHNEGWRSLWRGWGPTLLRDVPFSAMYWFNYEKGKAWLCQYYSSTDPTFAITFTAGALSGSFASIVTLPFDVVKTKRQVELGELQTMKLSTQVSSSTYYLMKRIVAENGVSGLFAGFLPRLIKVAPACAIMISTYESGKAFFHRYNQKKQRVTQLQPST, encoded by the exons ATGAGCTCTCAGAAAACTTCTTCAATCCCCAAGGGGGAAATTACACCCATCCAGCAGATGATTGCATCTTGTTCTGGGGCAATTGTTACGTCACTGTTAG TAACACCTCTGGATGTGGTGAAGATCAGACTGCAGGCACAAAGGAATCCTTTTCCCAAAG GAAAATGTTTTGTGTACTGTAATGGCCTGATGGATCATGTATGCGTCTGTGAGAATGGCAATTCAAAGGCATGGTACAAAGCACCTGGTCATTTCTCTGGCACTTTG GATGCCTTTACTAAGATTATACGCGTGGAAGGAATAAGGTCTCTATGGAGCGGTCTTCCTCCAACACT AGTGATGGCAGTGCCTGCAACAGTCATCTATTTCACAAGTTACGATCAGCTATGTGCTGTTCTGAAGCTCAGGATGGGTGACCGATCAGATTATGCGCCGCTGTTTGCCGGTGCCATCGCGAGAG TGGGGTCTGCTACAGTAATCAGCCCCCTGGAGCTGATCCGCACTAAAATGCAGTCTGAGAAGCAGTCGTACCGAGAGCTGAGCGCCGTGATCCAGTCAGCGCTGCACAACGAGGGCTGGCGGTCTCTGTGGAGGGGCTGGGGACCCACGCTGCTCCGAGACGTCCCATTCTCAG CTATGTACTGGTTTAACTATGAGAAGGGTAAAGCCTGGCTCTGTCAGTACTATAGCTCTACAGATCCAACGTTTGCCATCACATTCACAGCTGGAGCGCTGTCTGGATCA TTTGCATCAATCGTCACATTGCCGTTTGATGTGGTCAAGACAAAAAGACAGGTTGAACTGGGTGAACTGCAGACAATGAAAT TGTCCACACAAGTCTCATCCAGCACATATTATCTAATGAAAAGGATAGTTGCCGAAAATGGAGTATCAGGACTATTTGCAG GTTTTCTGCCGAGGCTGATTAAAGTTGCTCCTGCGTGTGCTATAATGATCAGCACATATGAGTCCGGAAAAGCTTTTTTCCACAGATACAACCAGAAGAAACAGAGGGTGACACAACTACAGCCCAGCACATGA